Proteins from a genomic interval of Phlebotomus papatasi isolate M1 chromosome 3, Ppap_2.1, whole genome shotgun sequence:
- the LOC129808111 gene encoding uncharacterized protein LOC129808111, translating into MANARSSATTDAPSSIIRTGYVLMVTQLILGVFVVGLFWYNINEYKVLSDMTPIRLIFLVTPGTFIIGNFCFLCASFITIKSGGIIFRTSLDLIYHTVAFIAYLAASIAFFVEILTTLWPSNSVYNCYLTSSVIGIVVSGLYFISAFLTFKFYRHV; encoded by the exons ATGGCTAATGCAAGATCTTCCGCAACAACGGATGCACCATCGTCTATCATCCGCACGGGATATGTATTGATGGTGACCCAGTTG ATCCTAGGAGTGTTTGTTGTTGGATTATTTTGGTACAACATCAATGAATACAAGGTCCTTTCTGATATGACCCCCATCAGGTTGATTTTCTTGGTCACCCCCGGAACTTTTATCATTGGCAATTTTTGCTTTCTCTGTGCCAGTTTCATCACAATCAAATCCGGAGGGATCATCTTCCGGACAAGCCTT gaCTTGATCTATCACACCGTGGCCTTCATAGCTTATCTAGCGGCCTCCATTGCCTTTTTCGTGGAGATCTTGACAACTCTATGGCCTTCAAATTCGGTCTACAACTGCTATCTAACATCATCAGTGATTGGAATTGTTGTATCCGGACTCTATTTCATAAGTGCATTCCTAACATTTAAATTCTACCGACATGTCTAA